One genomic segment of Desulfomicrobium sp. ZS1 includes these proteins:
- the ruvC gene encoding crossover junction endodeoxyribonuclease RuvC, producing MTAERIILGVDPGSRCMGYGLVRERSGVLSLVEAGVVRPGEEAMSARLGLMYTRISELLHAHSPHAVAVENVFFARNSASALKLGQARGAVLAACGVHGAEVFGYEPTLVKKSLVGAGRAEKSQVSFMVGQLLGVRPDWAEDAGDALALAICHLNHSRFLAAVAAGQNGATRL from the coding sequence ATGACCGCCGAGCGCATCATCCTGGGCGTGGACCCCGGATCACGCTGCATGGGCTACGGCCTTGTACGCGAGCGGTCCGGGGTTTTGTCCCTGGTCGAGGCGGGCGTGGTGCGACCGGGTGAAGAGGCCATGAGCGCCCGTCTGGGCCTCATGTACACCCGTATCTCGGAATTGCTGCATGCACATTCTCCACACGCGGTCGCGGTGGAGAATGTTTTTTTTGCCCGCAATTCGGCCTCGGCCCTCAAGCTCGGCCAGGCCCGGGGCGCTGTGCTCGCAGCCTGTGGCGTGCACGGGGCCGAGGTCTTCGGCTACGAGCCCACCCTGGTCAAGAAGTCCCTGGTCGGAGCGGGCCGGGCGGAAAAGAGCCAGGTCTCGTTTATGGTCGGACAGCTTCTCGGCGTCCGCCCCGACTGGGCTGAGGATGCCGGCGACGCCCTGGCCCTGGCCATCTGCCATCTGAACCACTCCCGTTTCCTGGCTGCCGTGGCCGCTGGTCAAAACGGGGCAACTCGTCTATAG
- the ruvA gene encoding Holliday junction branch migration protein RuvA, protein MIAYLEGTVLRRDEESCVLLTAGGVGYLLHLTTDGLAALPGAGDTARLFVHTLVREDALTLFAFSSWEERQAFVTLLGAPKLGPKTALAMLGCYSPAELAACIAKEDVAALTRVPGIGAKTAKRLLLDLKDKLVSSPSLLSGRTVPAPSASADCAAALVSLGYGRHEVDEVVRIVFEKEPDLDVGSAIRQALKIFASK, encoded by the coding sequence ATGATTGCCTATCTTGAAGGAACGGTTTTGCGCCGCGATGAAGAGTCCTGTGTCCTGCTCACCGCAGGGGGCGTGGGCTATCTGCTCCATTTGACCACGGACGGGTTGGCCGCCCTGCCCGGCGCCGGCGATACGGCCCGGCTTTTCGTCCACACCCTGGTCCGCGAGGACGCCTTGACTCTCTTCGCCTTTTCCTCCTGGGAAGAGCGGCAGGCCTTCGTGACCCTGCTCGGCGCACCCAAGCTCGGCCCCAAGACGGCCCTGGCCATGCTCGGATGCTATTCTCCGGCGGAACTTGCAGCCTGCATCGCCAAGGAAGACGTGGCCGCCCTGACCCGCGTGCCCGGAATCGGCGCCAAAACGGCCAAGCGGCTGCTCCTGGATCTGAAGGACAAGCTTGTTTCTTCTCCGAGCCTGCTTTCCGGCCGCACCGTTCCGGCGCCCTCGGCTTCGGCGGACTGCGCGGCGGCGCTCGTCTCCCTGGGATACGGGCGGCATGAAGTGGACGAGGTGGTGCGGATCGTGTTCGAAAAAGAGCCTGATCTGGACGTGGGCAGCGCCATCCGGCAGGCTCTGAAGATTTTCGCTTCCAAATAG